The Pseudomonadota bacterium sequence CTGTTGCTGGAGACGATTCCACCGCGTCGACGCTGCGCTCGTGTGACGCGAATTCGGTCGGCGATGCGCGTCTTGCCAAACGCGGCTGCTCCGCGATAGGCAGGATTGCGCAGCATGGCCCACACCACCGAACGCTCCCAGCGGGTGCTTTGCTTGCGGGTGGGGATCCCTTCGGCGTTGAGCCGGCGCGTGATCTCGCCCATGCTCAGCCCCTCGACGGTGTACATCTCGTAGACACGCTGTACCACTCGCGCCTCGGCGTCGATCACTCGATACGAGGCTGGTGCTTCGTCGGTCTTGCGGATATAGCGATACCCGTACGGCGCGCCGCTGCTTTTCGCATACGAGCGCAACAAACGGATCGTGGTCGGTGGGAGCTTGAGCGTGATCGGCAAGGAACTGGAACGGCGTGGATACCGGTTTGTCCGGTATGCCGATGACCTGCTTATCCTGGTCAAGAGCCCTCGCACCGGTGAACGCGTCAAGGCCAGTGTTACGCGGTACCTGACCCGCGAGCTGAAACTCGCGGTCACCCTTTCGCCGCGAGCGAAAGGGGTCAACCGAAGGTTGCCCGAAGGGGCCGCACCAGGGAGGGTGTGGAACAGCGAGCAGAAGAGCCGAGTGCTGCAGACCAATGACTGTGAGTTCCTGGGGTTTACCTTTCGAGGAACGAAACTGCGATGGTCCGACCAAGCCTTCGCCGACTTCAAGCATACCGTCCGGAAACTCACCGGACGGAGCTGGGGTGTCTCGATGGCCTACCGGCTCGACCGGCTCGCGCGTTATGTCAGAGGCTGGATGACGAATCGGCAGGAAAACCGATTCGCACACCCCAAGGTGCCCGCAGGGCGAGGGACACGGATGTCCCGAGTGAACTATTTCGGCATCTCCGATTACTACCGACCCATACCGGAAATCGACTCGTGGATCCGAAGGCGCAATACCTGATGTCATCGTGTGCTCCACTTTTGTGAACCGCCTAGTGCGGACCCGCATGCTAGGTGGTGTGGGGGCTGGGGGGCTAAACACCCCCGGCTACCCGATTGGATGGCCCCGCGGACACCCGCAATGACAAGTCGTAGCCCACCGCACTGGTAGCACAAGTAACACAAGCGCAGGAGTTCCCTCTGAAGCAGCTGAAGCCCTCAGACTTCAGAATCTTGAAATAGAAGCATTTCTAATGCGGGGCGCAGCCACAGCTTCGGCCCAAGACCTGGGCTTATCTCCCCAACCGTCACTTGTTGTTGTGCCTCCGGATCGACTCGTAGAGTGAACGCCTTGCAGATTCAATGTGAGATGTTCCCCACGTTCATCCACTGTAATCAGTTGAGGTGGAACAATTAGGTACCCCGTCCCCTCCAGTGATCCCAATGAAAGGTAAGGCGTCTGCTCGCGCTCGTCGATTTTCAAGGGCGACTTAAACGCTTCCAACGGGCCTTTACCCAGCAAGCCGCGCCACCAGTCCTTGTCAATCCCTTCACCGGTCCCGTCTTCAGGGTTCGGCATTTGACCACCTTTCCCGGCCCCCGCATCCTTCTTTTCTTGATCTGTGACAGGTTGGCCGGTGTCCCCCCAGACCCAATTACCATTGTTGTCAAGAACGGGCTTGTGCTCCTTCTGCCCTCCGCCTGAGTTTGTATTAGAGCTATTGGTGCTTCCTGAACCTCCACCTGAAGTCCCCCCAGAGCCGCTACCCGAGGCTGTGCCAGAGCCGCCGTTGCCACTTGTGCCACCACCAGCTCCTGTGCCACCGCCAGAACCTGAACCGCCACCTGCATGGCCGTAATCAACTCCTCCCCCGAAAGGTCGGTCTTGAGAACTACCGCCAGGACTGCTACCACCATATCCTTGGCTACCGCCAGGACTGCTACCACCATATCCTTGGCTACCGCCAGGACTGCTGCCACCATATCCTTGGCTACCGCCAGGATGTCCACCGCCATGTCCGACAAATTCCCAGAATGCCTCCCAACCGAGATGAACCCCACCCCAAAACTTAGGCGCGTGCCACCCACCACGCCCTCCTATCCCCAACCTCGCAGTAATTGCACCAACCCCTAGTTCTAGACCGGTAATAATGATGATACCTGCGATTGCTGCGTGAGCTCCGATACTAGCAGGGTAATCCTCACTCTCGATGGGAGGTATATACTCCGACTTTCCACCCACAGGGGGAATCCGTGGGTCTGGAGTCATAAGAATAGGAACCTCAGAAAACGTGCCAACATATGGTCCGGGTGGCTCCACCAAGTCTGCATTGCTAGCAGTGTTCGCTGTCTGTGCCGTGGTAGCATCATACGAGACCGAACTCAAGACGCTGAACCTCGTATGACTATCATAAAGCTGAGCACCAGTAAGGAGAGGGTTACTAACTGTCTGACCACTCTGCGTGCTCAAGAACGGTTGGCCGTATACGTCATAGTGATACCCTTCAAAGACATGCGCATTTTGGCCGATGAGCGCTGTGACTGAGCCGGCCCCATTGAAGGCATAGAAATACTCTTCCTTTCCTTCCCCTGAGTAAAGTGTCATCGTAAGCGGTTCATGAATCCGACCCCCATATACAAAGCTCTTTGCGAGCCTGCCATCTTCCCACTCCTCAGCTAACTGGGTGCCGTTCCAGATACGTGCCAATTCGCTCGTAGTTCCATCCTGGGTGATGCGCTTGAGCACCTGTCGACCAAACGTATCGTACGAATACTCGACCGTCTGCACAACTTGCCCGTCAGCCGTCACGCGTTCCACGCGCATCAGCCGGTTGGCATGGTCGTAGCTGTATCGCTTGGTGGCTTCATCCCTGTTCGCACCGTCTTCTTCCCGAATACGATTACCATTGGCATCGTATTCAAAGCGACGATTGCCCAGATACAAGTAACGTTCCCGCTGGTTCGCCACGCCTTCGGCCTGCTCCAATGTCTGGCCATTCGCGTCACGGGTCGTCTTGCGCTGCCAGATGCCGGTCGGGCTTAGTTCATAGACGACTTCTCGCTCGAAAGGACTGTCTGGGTCCGACAACCGCTCGACGCCATACTGCACCTTAACCAGGCGGTTGGCGGAATCGTAAAAGTACCGCTCGCCGACGTCTTCACCGCGCCGCAATTGAACTTCCTGGATGCGGTTGCCCGCAGCGTCATAGCGGTACTTGCTTCCCTCGACAATCTGGTCAGTTTGTACAGAACGGTAAACGAGGCTGCTCAGCCAATCTTTCCCCGGCTCATAGGTATATGTGGCTTTCAGCACATCTCCCAACCGTTGCTGGCGGAACTGTGTGCCTGATGCGTATTTATACGCAGCAATGAGCCCGTCTTGTCCTCGCACCTCGACAACGCGCCCGAGCAAATCGTAGGAGATATGTACCTCCTGTCCACCGGGATAGCGCATGAACCCCCGGTTGCCCGCTGAATCATAGCCGTAATGAACCGTGTGACCCGACTGGGTTTCCTCCAGCAAGTGCGAGCGTGAGTCGTACCGGCGCAACGTCGTCGCGCCAGGCGTCAGCGCGGCCACAAGGCGATTGAGACCGTCATAATGGAACGTTTCGACTTGCCCACCTGCGCCATCTGCGTTCTCGACCTGGCGTTCGACGAGACGATTCAAATCATCGAAGCGGTTCGTGATCATTGTGTGGTTTGGATCTATCACACGGGTAATGTTGCCCGCGCCGTCCCGCTCGAAGCCTTTGGTCGCCCCATCCGCAAAGACGAGGCCGCTGAGACGGTTGAGCGCGTCGTATTGATACCGGGTGGCGTTGCCGCGCGCATTGACCGACGCAATCATGCGGTTATTGTCGTCCCATTCAACTCGTTGCAGGAGCGTCTGCTCAGTGTGCCTACCGATAACAGATTCCGCCGTGGTAGCAGTCGTCATACCTCCACTTAACCTACCAAAGGCATCATGCAGCGCCCGCACGGAGGCCCCGGCAGGGTCCTGGTACTCCATCAGCGCACCCAAGGCGTTATAAGAAAACGCCTCACGATTGTCTTCGTTCACGGAACGGGCGATGAGCCGGTCTAGTTCATCGAATTGCTGCTTGATGATCTGGTGGAAGCGCGGCTCACCCTCGTTTGCGGGTGGACCCAAGCGTTCGATGCGGAGGGGATTGCTGTTGTCGTCGTATTCGATGGAGACGGTCTCGCCTGTTTCGTCGCTTATGCTGCTGACCCGGCCTGCGCCGTCGTACTGGACGTGCACAATATTGCCTGTTTCCGTCCACAACTTGGCAGGCAAGTGGTTATCGCCGTATTCTACAACGGAGGAAACCACGCTGTCTTGGGCATCATACTGGCTGCGTCCCAGCGCCTCGCCGGTGAGCGGATCGCGCCAGGCCCGGTCCATACGAACGAGGCGGTTTAGCTCATCGTACTGAAACCACGACTCAAGCAGCGATTGCGCCTGTGTAGTAACGGGCTCGCTGCTTTCATTGAACGTAACCAACTCGCCCAGAACCTGAATCCGGGTGACATTCCCGGCCTGGTCAAGCCACTGCTGCTTTGCAGTACCACCTGCGTTTGTAAAGCCTTCATAACGATGGAAACTATCATAGTTGTATGACGTTGTATGACCACGCCCATTGGTTGTGGAACTTAATCTTCCATTGGCGGTGTAGGTGTGGCTGATCTTGATTTCATCGTCGGAACCCACGCCAATGCGCCGCGCTACCATCTGATTGCGTTCGTCGAAATCGTATTTGCGCACATTGCCGAGCGGCTGGATCTCGCGCACGATGTTTTCCGCGGCGTCGCGGATGAAGCTTGTCACCTTCTCGCCATCGCCAGCCTCCACTGTCCGCCGCAAGATATTGTTCAGGCGATTATATTCGAAGCCTTGGCGCACCGCCGTAGCCTTGGTGACTACTTCCTGCGTCGCAGCGTCATACTCGTGATGATCAAAGGACAGGGTTCCTTCAATCATGTTCCCGTTCGCATCGTAACGGAAAGAGGTGGTATAGTTGAACGGTTGGCGTGAGGTCGCACGTACTAAGTTATGCTGAGCATCGTATTCCAAGTAAGTGGGATTGTCCTTACCATCCAGAATGGTAGTAACATTTCCAACGGCATCATAGCGAAAGCCACAGGAAAGATTGGCCGGCAGGTCTTTCAGGCGGCGGTCTTCGCTCGCCGGGTCGCGCACAATGCGCGCAAGAAAGCCCCCCGCTGTTTGCACCAAAGTTTGCGAGGTGCTCGGACTGCTAGCTCCTGTGGGATCGCTGGTTGGGTAATAGAAATATTCAATGCTGGCCCCACGTGGATCGGTAAAGCGGATTAATTGGCCAGCCTCGTTGTATTCGAAGCGGTCGATGAGTCGTACTTGCCGCACGCCCCTGGTGTTGGCGTCACTCGAAATTTCCTGGACAGTTACATCAGGATAGACCTTCTGCGATAGATTGCCGCGCGAGTCGTATTCAAAGGCGGTGGTGTGTCCGCGTGCATCCATCACTGATGCAAGTTGCTGGTACAGAGGCTCGTAGGTATAGCGCGTAGTGAGCGGCAAAACGTCGTTTCCCGATCCTTGAACGGGAACT is a genomic window containing:
- a CDS encoding DUF6531 domain-containing protein — translated: MPARGVSFQFVRKYRSAQHQDIGSLGRGWTFTYTKRIEQDGSDILYHDGFWRIHRFAFSSAERSFLSPDGFYALVTAEQDRFLLRQRLGDLFVFEHPVSGGRLLAIEDRNGNALRFEYQDNHILVTDPFERQIEIALEQNRVVELRDHTHRNWQYVYDDNECLVEVIQPPIHGLPDRPVVQYTYDQDLRLTSITDPKGQTFLRNFYDEQGRITTQHHGDGTFEFDYEPINKADMGFASYRTKVKVKNGGLLSLKHDQFGHVVERTLHVSASALMPGDRNGVSEGTVPLTTRSSYNRHGELIQRADPAGNSTEWVYDQDNTDPRAQGNLLQVTQVPVQGSGNDVLPLTTRYTYEPLYQQLASVMDARGHTTAFEYDSRGNLSQKVYPDVTVQEISSDANTRGVRQVRLIDRFEYNEAGQLIRFTDPRGASIEYFYYPTSDPTGASSPSTSQTLVQTAGGFLARIVRDPASEDRRLKDLPANLSCGFRYDAVGNVTTILDGKDNPTYLEYDAQHNLVRATSRQPFNYTTSFRYDANGNMIEGTLSFDHHEYDAATQEVVTKATAVRQGFEYNRLNNILRRTVEAGDGEKVTSFIRDAAENIVREIQPLGNVRKYDFDERNQMVARRIGVGSDDEIKISHTYTANGRLSSTTNGRGHTTSYNYDSFHRYEGFTNAGGTAKQQWLDQAGNVTRIQVLGELVTFNESSEPVTTQAQSLLESWFQYDELNRLVRMDRAWRDPLTGEALGRSQYDAQDSVVSSVVEYGDNHLPAKLWTETGNIVHVQYDGAGRVSSISDETGETVSIEYDDNSNPLRIERLGPPANEGEPRFHQIIKQQFDELDRLIARSVNEDNREAFSYNALGALMEYQDPAGASVRALHDAFGRLSGGMTTATTAESVIGRHTEQTLLQRVEWDDNNRMIASVNARGNATRYQYDALNRLSGLVFADGATKGFERDGAGNITRVIDPNHTMITNRFDDLNRLVERQVENADGAGGQVETFHYDGLNRLVAALTPGATTLRRYDSRSHLLEETQSGHTVHYGYDSAGNRGFMRYPGGQEVHISYDLLGRVVEVRGQDGLIAAYKYASGTQFRQQRLGDVLKATYTYEPGKDWLSSLVYRSVQTDQIVEGSKYRYDAAGNRIQEVQLRRGEDVGERYFYDSANRLVKVQYGVERLSDPDSPFEREVVYELSPTGIWQRKTTRDANGQTLEQAEGVANQRERYLYLGNRRFEYDANGNRIREEDGANRDEATKRYSYDHANRLMRVERVTADGQVVQTVEYSYDTFGRQVLKRITQDGTTSELARIWNGTQLAEEWEDGRLAKSFVYGGRIHEPLTMTLYSGEGKEEYFYAFNGAGSVTALIGQNAHVFEGYHYDVYGQPFLSTQSGQTVSNPLLTGAQLYDSHTRFSVLSSVSYDATTAQTANTASNADLVEPPGPYVGTFSEVPILMTPDPRIPPVGGKSEYIPPIESEDYPASIGAHAAIAGIIIITGLELGVGAITARLGIGGRGGWHAPKFWGGVHLGWEAFWEFVGHGGGHPGGSQGYGGSSPGGSQGYGGSSPGGSQGYGGSSPGGSSQDRPFGGGVDYGHAGGGSGSGGGTGAGGGTSGNGGSGTASGSGSGGTSGGGSGSTNSSNTNSGGGQKEHKPVLDNNGNWVWGDTGQPVTDQEKKDAGAGKGGQMPNPEDGTGEGIDKDWWRGLLGKGPLEAFKSPLKIDEREQTPYLSLGSLEGTGYLIVPPQLITVDERGEHLTLNLQGVHSTSRSGGTTTSDGWGDKPRSWAEAVAAPRIRNASISRF
- a CDS encoding recombinase family protein gives rise to the protein MTLKLPPTTIRLLRSYAKSSGAPYGYRYIRKTDEAPASYRVIDAEARVVQRVYEMYTVEGLSMGEITRRLNAEGIPTRKQSTRWERSVVWAMLRNPAYRGAAAFGKTRIADRIRVTRAQRRRGGIVSSNSIGHERPRKEWIEIPVPALVSEESFARAQELLLHENKVRSRRRTITPSVVQGLVSCQKCGYAFSRTSTYTTARKLHYYK